In Lolium rigidum isolate FL_2022 chromosome 7, APGP_CSIRO_Lrig_0.1, whole genome shotgun sequence, the DNA window TCATATGTGTTGCCACTTGGCAGTGTGTGAAAAATTGGCAAGATTGATGTTTGGTAGGAATAGATTATATTGTTTGGCTATTTGGCTATAGTCTAGAACATGATATACACAATATGTCTCACCTAGCTAGCAGATCACAGTAGCTGCTTCTTACTGTCATTGCAGCAGTATTCTTGCTCACCACTAATCTATTATGTATTATTTTCATAGGATCAATCATTGATCTTAACTGGCCCAAGTCGAGGACTTGTCCTAACGGACTATATTTATATTGAGGTCGATCTTAAGATGAAGCTTGGCCAAGGGAAGGATAAACAACTTAGCATAGGATTGATTGACATTGATGGCCGAGTGGCTCCTCGGGTGCCCACGACTGAGGTTCAGTGCTGCACCCTTGAGAGCAGCCTCAGCACCGTGGAGGTGAGATATGCACTAGTTAAAGAAGCAACGGAGGCTACTGTGGAATTTCAAGTTCTCAAGGGAGACTTCAAGGGTAAAATCACAGCTCACACCACAAGAATTCATGATAGGATGTTGCTTCATGATAGCAGAGCTTGTGGTGCGGTGACCTCTTCTGATGGTAGAGTTATCGAACTGTTGCGTCGTGTCCTAGCTGTCTGTGTGGATGAGGTGCTGTTTATTTCAGCTGAACCTGAAGGTGTGGATACCCTTGTTAAGAAATTTACTCCATCCCTCAGTGGTTCCCAGAGTGATGTATTTGATTGGGGTGCCGTTAAGTTAGGTGTGAAGGTAACTTGGTCCGTAATAAGTTTCTAGATTGGATTTTATCTGTACAGTTCAGGGATGTAATACTGGTATGTGCCCTCTACTGTTATGCACTGTATGTTGAACCACAAATCATATGTTGTTACTGACTGGTCTGGGTCTCTAATTAGAATTTTATTTATTGATGTTGCCTCTTAGCTTTTCACTCCCCTAGCTTTATTGCTGCTTCTAGCCCTTTCTGTTTCCTGCCTCATGGCTTACCACTTCTCTGCTAACAAGCCACCCAGCAGGCAGTCAGCTCAGAAAAAAACCAACCCAACAGGCGGCAACAACACATACAACGCTTTAATAGATGGCTCACAAACAACTGGAACCATTTGCAACATTCGATGTATGACTCCCAGGTATAAATAGAGGAAAGATAGcaaatgctttatcttgatcacttCAGTATTTACATGTTTTTGGTTCAATTCTTGTGACTATTTCGTTGACTGAATTAAGATTctgctttttttttaaaaaaaatggaagGCTCGATGAGCCCagttttgaattaacaaagctgtCAACTGACCAGGAGTTAGTAAGTAGAACATGTGTCACAAGAAAGAGATGCAGCGTTACTTCCGTTATGCCTTTTAATAGAAATCGATTCTACTGTGGTGGGTAAcgtggaaaaaagaaagaaagagatgcaGTAGACTTGACAAATCAGTATGAAAAGCGGACCAGATACTCTTGTTTTATTTGATGTTTGCATGAGGACATCTACTGGgcgttactttttttttttgggtagAGATGGCATGTTTATCCATACTTCACGTATGCAGTGGTTACATATTGATGTCAAGGGATCTTATGGAAACAACATTGATTCCTTAAGGCAACGTACAAACCTATCGAAATCTTGACCTTATAGGTGAGCAGTGCAAAAAAAAGTGAAAGAAACCCATTTTAGTTGAGAAATTTTGATTCTACAAACCTGCAAAATCTCAACGCGATATAGTTTGATTCTGGCCAACACAAAATTACAAATACTGATAAATCTcatgattttttatttttctttattgttCAGTACCTTAGATCTAAAATTTGTAATTTTTACACAGCCTAGAATACAAAATATTTCGCATTACTATTTTTTTGCGCACAGATAGAAATCATCATTATCTACATCTAAGATTTTGTTTctggatttttttgaaacttcaaaacgTTGATTCTAAAAAGATTCGAAAAGCAGGCTCCATGTAGTCCGTACTCCAAAATGACGCACTCGCTAGTGAGAGTCGACAGTTGCGGCAGAGAAAAACGTATGCGATGCTAGGAGCATATGCTCACGTTACCAAAAAAAACATTTGAAAATGCTTAATACATTTCTAAAAAAAACTTGTTTTTTAAAGAATGTTAATGTTTGTGTCTTCTAcaagtttagaattttttttggTGGCAGTGTCTACCGTCAATAGTCTGACCCCAAACGTCTCGAAGAGCTGACAGGTGTATAATAATATTGAGGTCTTCAAAAGGATCATGCccgtgttgaatatataagcaaatatccatatgaaataatccgtacaagtaattgataaaccatgactatgaaaataacaaataaactaatcgtgcagactagtaaggtagatgaacagatcacatctaaacaagacaaatcgatcgcatctaccacagaaactagaagaataaactctaacagaaactgaaagagaaatgagaagatcacatacttcgcagcagcgtcgttgtctctcatattgaggttgtcgaagaagtcgctgaggtccgggaagaagttgtcggtgtggaggaactcgtcgtccgatgacgacgtcgtgatgccagtagtcgcgccggagcgctccccaaaaacctgattgcccctcacccgtacaggttcacgagaggcagggttccggaggcctactgtcccggcagtcggtgcacgccgacggacgggatgaggaagacgaaggcggcgtcgcaatgaactggaaataggtagtcgcgtatgcgtctaGTAGCGACGGCTAGGGTTGAGCAGGGTCTtatgtagtgcggttcgggaaggtcgtgggacgcaacccacgtccgagtcggcacagccacgatccagaaaaaccggaaggcaaaacggctgagtaacgcatccgttaatgactcaaaaattgattacacaattaaattcccaaacagcaaaaagataagctcggctcggcgagattcccgcaacccgcggcgcggcgcggcgcggcgaggcgggcggcggaggaggaggagtgcgcgagggctctctctcttctcactcacttactaggactagaacagccaaccttatataccactccaactctctcccaactagcaatgtgggactaaactttagcccccactagtgctgccactgttttttggaatgggccatgtgagtttcagaatttgataatgggtcatgggccaaaggccaaatgcccaaaattccagcaatcccccacaaactctcattggcacatctcatcaataagtttccagaacattgttttatatatcggtatgtcgtggagactgttaagttgaacttccacttaaggcttcatattacactagattgcaacttagATAGTgtactatgccttgaactacaagttttctgcgcactagcttcatacaaatcctagaccgatactaggctgccgcgaggcttcctcgcggtttagagcttatacgtcatactccaggacctttcatgagtttactagagagcacccaactctcatagattgcaacGTTCGATAATCACACTCATATAAGTGTGTTCTtcaaagatgttctgcaggacaacatctctgctaaaataagccacttagaacacattaagataattatcaacctgccatgcagattggGAGAgcattgcatcttacggagtggtaaaattgctatagggatatatactctcctcccagctgaccaacagcttgtctcccagctctaattcacgggatctccgatcacatagagtgggttaccaccgtgggcagctcatagtgtgggtctcatacccatctccctcgatgcattttctatcacatttcgtgatagtccctttgtgaaggggtctgccagatttctagacgtatggatataatccaacgctataactccggagttcctcattttcctgacagttttcagtctcctcttcacatgccttgatgacttcatattatccgtagaactgtttactttgatgatcacagtttgattatcacagttcataggaatagagggtattggtttctcaaccacaggtaagtccatcaagagctcacgaagccactatgcttcaacagtggctgtgtctaatgctgtgagttctgcttccatagttgacctcataatgatggtctgcttgcaagacttccaggaaacagtgccacctccaagtgtaattAGGCCATCGCGACCATGGACCCTCATGGATGCATCTCTGTCAGCCTGGCTCCAGCGTGCTACAACTACAAGCGCGCGCGTTGTTTTCCGTCTGTTCGCTGTTTCTCATGCCCGTCACAGTCACCGTCACGCGATCGACAGAAAAACGAAAGAAACCATTGATTGTGTGTTGGGAAATTAGCTAGCCTTATGGATGGATCGATCTGTGAAAACCAAACGAAAGAAACCATACTCGCTCGCacatagaaaagaaaaggaaacaccTCCACGAATTTCCTATCCAAGAACTCAAAACAAACTAGAAAAATATATTCATCTAAGAAGAACCAATTCACCGAAATAAAGGAAATAGAGGATCACTCCGTAAATTACCTGCTGGATCTCGGCCGCCGCATGCACTACCCATCGCCACCAGGCTGCTGTCAGACCATCTCCGGTCTCCGGCCGTATCCATCTCCGTTTTCCGGCCATGGTGCTCGCTCTCGCTCTCCTCGACGAGTAAAACCGCCGGGCCATCTCCGGTGTCCGGCCGTATCCATCTCCGTTGTCCGGCCATGGTGCTCGCTCTCCTCTCATCTTCTCgacgagtcaaagtctaagtcatagtCACACGCGCTAACCGCACGCGGACTGCGACCACGGGCTTCTACTTATAGAGATAGCCATCCAGGATTGAATTCTGCGAGCCAAAATTCTTAGCGGGAAAAGAGATGAGATTTTCAGTTATCTTTATGCATGGCTTGCTTCAAGAAGAGGAGGGGACGGGCGGCTAAAAGATTGCTAACTCCACGATAGTAGTAAAT includes these proteins:
- the LOC124673635 gene encoding uncharacterized protein LOC124673635 yields the protein MAPQKARYTKERLEMPALEDNLALERFSSSDPEKDEDDGGKMRSVLPLFYDNDEELFAAAVKEEEAAAERQRREDAEKARKAEEEKRRAEERKRLKEEAAWRRKKHGEVYNSIRQYNPKTKCVEYTRFPFADLSTFDLDEISPVLPMRYTDKQIKDRAYLNSINVLSVKIVSSDKGFPLNVYGNIILRDNLEEKCIFLFSRPSRMDSELINSEDQSLILTGPSRGLVLTDYIYIEVDLKMKLGQGKDKQLSIGLIDIDGRVAPRVPTTEVQCCTLESSLSTVEVRYALVKEATEATVEFQVLKGDFKGKITAHTTRIHDRMLLHDSRACGAVTSSDGRVIELLRRVLAVCVDEVLFISAEPEGVDTLVKKFTPSLSGSQSDVFDWGAVKLGVKFRDVILLFTPLALLLLLALSVSCLMAYHFSANKPPSRQYK